The proteins below are encoded in one region of Edaphobacter bradus:
- a CDS encoding DegT/DnrJ/EryC1/StrS family aminotransferase — protein MTTILLDADMQEGRRTSNLAIDGGQSVRTRKFAHWPSLSEDEVEAASAVLRSGKLNYWTGEEGRLFEKEFAAFAGCQHAVAVANGTVALELALYALGIGQGDEVIVPSRTFVASASCVIMRGARPVFADVDPVSQTLTADSIREVLSPDVKAIIAVHLAGWPCDMDPILELAREHGLKVIEDCAQAHGATYKGQPVGCLGDAAAFSFCQDKIMSTGGEGGMLTTNHDELWKRAWSFKDHGKAYDAAHTFRQEAHSGFRWLHDSFGTNWRLTEMQAAIGRSLLAKLPKHLECRRRNARVLSQSFGNIPALRVTTPPEQIGHAYYKYYVFLRPERLREGWSRDHLLKALLAEGIPCFSGSCSEVYLEKAFPESMRPARRLQVAQQLGETSLMFLVHPTLSEPDMLDIVSAVEKLLLVAAAQ, from the coding sequence TTGACAACAATTCTCCTTGATGCAGACATGCAAGAGGGGCGGCGCACGAGCAACTTAGCCATCGATGGCGGTCAATCCGTGCGAACCCGCAAATTTGCGCATTGGCCGTCACTGTCGGAGGACGAAGTCGAAGCAGCGAGCGCTGTCTTGCGGTCGGGCAAACTCAACTACTGGACCGGTGAGGAGGGGCGACTGTTCGAGAAAGAGTTCGCGGCATTTGCAGGCTGTCAACATGCAGTTGCCGTTGCGAACGGAACCGTTGCGCTCGAACTGGCGCTTTACGCACTGGGAATTGGACAAGGGGACGAGGTGATCGTCCCGAGTCGCACCTTCGTTGCCTCAGCTAGTTGCGTCATCATGAGAGGCGCGAGGCCGGTATTTGCGGACGTAGATCCAGTTAGTCAAACGCTTACAGCAGACAGTATTCGCGAGGTGTTGTCCCCAGACGTTAAGGCCATCATCGCTGTTCACCTGGCAGGTTGGCCCTGCGATATGGATCCGATTCTCGAGTTAGCTCGCGAACACGGGCTGAAAGTTATTGAGGATTGCGCCCAGGCACATGGTGCAACGTACAAGGGACAACCAGTTGGGTGCCTAGGTGATGCGGCGGCCTTCTCTTTTTGCCAGGACAAGATCATGTCAACAGGCGGCGAAGGCGGTATGCTCACCACCAATCACGATGAACTGTGGAAACGGGCTTGGAGCTTCAAGGACCATGGCAAGGCATATGATGCTGCGCATACGTTTAGACAGGAAGCCCATTCAGGGTTCCGTTGGCTGCACGACTCTTTCGGCACGAATTGGCGCCTCACTGAAATGCAGGCAGCCATCGGCCGCAGTCTCCTCGCGAAACTTCCAAAACACCTTGAGTGTCGCCGTAGGAACGCCAGGGTGCTCAGTCAGAGCTTCGGCAATATTCCTGCCCTTCGAGTTACAACTCCTCCCGAACAGATCGGCCATGCGTACTACAAGTACTATGTCTTTCTTCGTCCAGAACGGCTACGGGAGGGATGGAGCCGGGATCATTTGCTCAAGGCCCTACTTGCAGAGGGGATTCCATGCTTTAGCGGGAGTTGCAGTGAAGTCTATCTTGAAAAAGCCTTCCCCGAGAGTATGCGGCCTGCTCGGAGATTGCAGGTAGCGCAGCAATTAGGCGAGACAAGCCTCATGTTTCTTGTCCACCCGACGCTCTCTGAACCGGACATGCTGGATATAGTTAGCGCGGTCGAGAAGTTGCTGCTAGTCGCGGCTGCCCAGTAG